A portion of the Gigantopelta aegis isolate Gae_Host chromosome 10, Gae_host_genome, whole genome shotgun sequence genome contains these proteins:
- the LOC121383443 gene encoding far upstream element-binding protein 1-like isoform X3 yields the protein MDQTGGSGSYDPQSAFADAVARARQIAAKINQPGSGDAGAPVGVKRPFEDQAGFAIGAQLRSMSDQQRSSQAQQAALEAAAKINQQLGVPTSPGQMSNAPKPNMQGPGGITTEEFQIPDKMVGLVIGKGGEQITRLQMKTGCKVQIAPDSCGLPNRACTLTGSPSSIEACIQHMKQIIDRGNSTQMPVDPTSLTDGQSVVEIMVPGPKVGLVIGKGGETIRQLQERADVKMVMIQDSNSPTAHDKPLRITGDHMKCQRAKEMVMELMAEKDMETMGGFGQFSGGGSRGGGGGGGMEIPVPRPAVGLVIGKGGDMIKKIQQDTGARVQFKPDDGDSEDRICSITGPQEKVQQAVSMIHDLLNNANQYGDTGPDPLHANNYGNSPGGGPMGRGGGAFGMGRGGRGRGRGGFGPGGPGGRGRGSGDPNFQDFTTYVVPADKCGLVIGKGGETIREINRISGGHVELDRNPPPSPGEKVFNIRGNPDQIQHAIQMICEKAGLPVEGPGPGGPGGPMGPPGGPGPQGPGPQGPPGPGPNGPGFEQFGGYGQPGQGPAPGYGGQGWNAYGNQYQAPQQNEGENTPKSPDNSSAWQAYYAQYYAQYGQYGQYAQQQQQQTPGQPQPQQQPQQQQPQQPAVAQSQQSASFTPQPAESINPQTGQPDYSAAWAEYYRQQGMHYQANMIMQQAQQAGTQQPAPQ from the exons ATGGATCAGACGGGTGGTTCAGGATCATATGATCCACAGTCTGCTTTCGCTGATGCAGTAGCTAGAGCAAGACAG attgCAGCAAAAATTAATCAGCCTGGGTCAGGTGATGCTGGTGCACCCGTTGGTGTGAAAAGACCATTTGAAGATCAAGCAGGCTTTG cGATTGGGGCACAGCTCAGATCAATGTCCGATCAACAAAG ATCCAGTCAGGCACAACAAGCTGCTTTGGAAGCTGCTGCCAAAATAAACCAGCAGCTAGGAGTACCTACCTCACCAGGTCAGATGTCGAATGCTCCAAAACCAAATATGCAAGGTCCTGGAGGCATCACAACGGAAGAATTTCAAATTCCCGACAAAATGGTTGGCCTAG TTATTGGCAAAGGTGGGGAGCAGATCACTCGATTGCAAATGAAGACTGGTTGCAAAGTGCAGATTGCACCAG ATAGTTGTGGTCTCCCAAATCGTGCATGTACACTTACTGGCTCTCCTTCATCTATAGA GGCTTGTATCCAACATATGAAGCAAATTATTGATCGTGGTAACAGCACCCAGATGCCAGTTGACCCAACTTCACTAACTGATGGGCAGTCCGTTGTTGAAATAATGGTTCCAGGTCCCAAAGTCGGCCTTGTTATTGGGAAAGGTGGGGAAACCATCAGGCAACTGCAG GAACGCGCAGATGTGAAAATGGTGATGATTCAAGACAGCAATTCACCAACGGCTCATGATAAGCCTCTCCGAATTACAGGTGACCACATGAAATGCCAG AGAGCTAAAGAAATGGTTATGGAGCTGATGGCTGAAAAAGATATGGAG acAATGGGTGGCTTTGGTCAGTTTAGCGGTGGTGGATCTCGAGGcggaggtggtggtggaggaATGGAG ATTCCGGTGCCACGTCCAGCAGTTGGTCTTGTTATTGGTAAAGGAGGggacatgataaaaaaaattcagcaaGATACAGGAGCTCGAGTCCAGTTTAAACCAG ATGATGGTGATAGCGAAGACCGGATCTGTTCTATCACTGGACCACAGGAGAAAGTTCAGCAGGCAGTCAGCATGATCCATGATTTGCTTAATAATGCTAAC CAATATGGTGACACTGGTCCTGATCCACTACATGCTAATAAC TATGGTAATTCTCCGGGTGGAGGCCCTATGGGTCGTGGAGGTGGAGCGTTCGGCATGGGACGTGGGGGGAGAGGGCGTGGGCGAGGTGGTTTTGGTCCTGGAGGCCCAGGAGGTCGAGGTAGAGGGTCTGGAGATCCAAACTTTCAAGATTTCACAACATACGTTGTTCCTGCAGATAAATGTGGGCTTGTCATTGGAAAGG GAGGTGAAACGATAAGAGAAATCAACCGAATATCAGGTGGTCATGTAGAGTTGGACAGGAATCCACCACCAAGTCCAGGGGAAAAGGTGTTCAACATTCGAGGCAATCCTGATCAGATTCAGCATGCGATTCAGATGATCTGTGAGAAGGCAGGCCTACCTGTTGAA ggTCCTGGTCCTGGAGGTCCCGGCGGTCCAATGGGACCACCTGGAGGTCCCGGTCCTCAGGGTCCTGGTCCCCAAGGTCCCCCTGGTCCTGGACCAAATGGTCCTGGCTTTGAACAGTTCGGTGGATACGGACAGCCTGG GCAAGGACCAGCTCCTGGTTATGGTGGTCAGGGTTGGAATGCATATGGAAACCAGTATCAAGCACCTCAGCAGAATGAAGGTGAGAACACGC CAAAGTCCCCTGACAATTCAAGTGCATGGCAAGCCTACTACGCCCAGTACTATGCACAGTATGGTCAGTATGGACAGTATgcacagcagcaacagcagcagacTCCCGGACAGCCACAGCCACAGCAGCAACCccagcaacaacagccacagcAACCGGCGGTTGCTCAGTCTCAGCAGTCTGCTTCATTCACCCCGCAACCAGCAGAGT
- the LOC121383443 gene encoding far upstream element-binding protein 1-like isoform X1 translates to MDQTGGSGSYDPQSAFADAVARARQIAAKINQPGSGDAGAPVGVKRPFEDQAGFGEPEAKKSAPSVNDPIGAQLRSMSDQQRSSQAQQAALEAAAKINQQLGVPTSPGQMSNAPKPNMQGPGGITTEEFQIPDKMVGLVIGKGGEQITRLQMKTGCKVQIAPDSCGLPNRACTLTGSPSSIEACIQHMKQIIDRGNSTQMPVDPTSLTDGQSVVEIMVPGPKVGLVIGKGGETIRQLQERADVKMVMIQDSNSPTAHDKPLRITGDHMKCQRAKEMVMELMAEKDMETMGGFGQFSGGGSRGGGGGGGMEIPVPRPAVGLVIGKGGDMIKKIQQDTGARVQFKPDDGDSEDRICSITGPQEKVQQAVSMIHDLLNNANQYGDTGPDPLHANNYGNSPGGGPMGRGGGAFGMGRGGRGRGRGGFGPGGPGGRGRGSGDPNFQDFTTYVVPADKCGLVIGKGGETIREINRISGGHVELDRNPPPSPGEKVFNIRGNPDQIQHAIQMICEKAGLPVEGPGPGGPGGPMGPPGGPGPQGPGPQGPPGPGPNGPGFEQFGGYGQPGQGPAPGYGGQGWNAYGNQYQAPQQNEGENTPKSPDNSSAWQAYYAQYYAQYGQYGQYAQQQQQQTPGQPQPQQQPQQQQPQQPAVAQSQQSASFTPQPAESINPQTGQPDYSAAWAEYYRQQGMHYQANMIMQQAQQAGTQQPAPQ, encoded by the exons ATGGATCAGACGGGTGGTTCAGGATCATATGATCCACAGTCTGCTTTCGCTGATGCAGTAGCTAGAGCAAGACAG attgCAGCAAAAATTAATCAGCCTGGGTCAGGTGATGCTGGTGCACCCGTTGGTGTGAAAAGACCATTTGAAGATCAAGCAGGCTTTG GAGAACCTGAAGCAAAGAAGTCTGCTCCTTCAGTAAATGATC cGATTGGGGCACAGCTCAGATCAATGTCCGATCAACAAAG ATCCAGTCAGGCACAACAAGCTGCTTTGGAAGCTGCTGCCAAAATAAACCAGCAGCTAGGAGTACCTACCTCACCAGGTCAGATGTCGAATGCTCCAAAACCAAATATGCAAGGTCCTGGAGGCATCACAACGGAAGAATTTCAAATTCCCGACAAAATGGTTGGCCTAG TTATTGGCAAAGGTGGGGAGCAGATCACTCGATTGCAAATGAAGACTGGTTGCAAAGTGCAGATTGCACCAG ATAGTTGTGGTCTCCCAAATCGTGCATGTACACTTACTGGCTCTCCTTCATCTATAGA GGCTTGTATCCAACATATGAAGCAAATTATTGATCGTGGTAACAGCACCCAGATGCCAGTTGACCCAACTTCACTAACTGATGGGCAGTCCGTTGTTGAAATAATGGTTCCAGGTCCCAAAGTCGGCCTTGTTATTGGGAAAGGTGGGGAAACCATCAGGCAACTGCAG GAACGCGCAGATGTGAAAATGGTGATGATTCAAGACAGCAATTCACCAACGGCTCATGATAAGCCTCTCCGAATTACAGGTGACCACATGAAATGCCAG AGAGCTAAAGAAATGGTTATGGAGCTGATGGCTGAAAAAGATATGGAG acAATGGGTGGCTTTGGTCAGTTTAGCGGTGGTGGATCTCGAGGcggaggtggtggtggaggaATGGAG ATTCCGGTGCCACGTCCAGCAGTTGGTCTTGTTATTGGTAAAGGAGGggacatgataaaaaaaattcagcaaGATACAGGAGCTCGAGTCCAGTTTAAACCAG ATGATGGTGATAGCGAAGACCGGATCTGTTCTATCACTGGACCACAGGAGAAAGTTCAGCAGGCAGTCAGCATGATCCATGATTTGCTTAATAATGCTAAC CAATATGGTGACACTGGTCCTGATCCACTACATGCTAATAAC TATGGTAATTCTCCGGGTGGAGGCCCTATGGGTCGTGGAGGTGGAGCGTTCGGCATGGGACGTGGGGGGAGAGGGCGTGGGCGAGGTGGTTTTGGTCCTGGAGGCCCAGGAGGTCGAGGTAGAGGGTCTGGAGATCCAAACTTTCAAGATTTCACAACATACGTTGTTCCTGCAGATAAATGTGGGCTTGTCATTGGAAAGG GAGGTGAAACGATAAGAGAAATCAACCGAATATCAGGTGGTCATGTAGAGTTGGACAGGAATCCACCACCAAGTCCAGGGGAAAAGGTGTTCAACATTCGAGGCAATCCTGATCAGATTCAGCATGCGATTCAGATGATCTGTGAGAAGGCAGGCCTACCTGTTGAA ggTCCTGGTCCTGGAGGTCCCGGCGGTCCAATGGGACCACCTGGAGGTCCCGGTCCTCAGGGTCCTGGTCCCCAAGGTCCCCCTGGTCCTGGACCAAATGGTCCTGGCTTTGAACAGTTCGGTGGATACGGACAGCCTGG GCAAGGACCAGCTCCTGGTTATGGTGGTCAGGGTTGGAATGCATATGGAAACCAGTATCAAGCACCTCAGCAGAATGAAGGTGAGAACACGC CAAAGTCCCCTGACAATTCAAGTGCATGGCAAGCCTACTACGCCCAGTACTATGCACAGTATGGTCAGTATGGACAGTATgcacagcagcaacagcagcagacTCCCGGACAGCCACAGCCACAGCAGCAACCccagcaacaacagccacagcAACCGGCGGTTGCTCAGTCTCAGCAGTCTGCTTCATTCACCCCGCAACCAGCAGAGT
- the LOC121383443 gene encoding far upstream element-binding protein 1-like isoform X4: protein MDQTGGSGSYDPQSAFADAVARARQIAAKINQPGSGDAGAPVGVKRPFEDQAGFGEPEAKKSAPSVNDPIGAQLRSMSDQQRSSQAQQAALEAAAKINQQLGVPTSPGQMSNAPKPNMQGPGGITTEEFQIPDKMVGLVIGKGGEQITRLQMKTGCKVQIAPDSCGLPNRACTLTGSPSSIEACIQHMKQIIDRGNSTQMPVDPTSLTDGQSVVEIMVPGPKVGLVIGKGGETIRQLQERADVKMVMIQDSNSPTAHDKPLRITGDHMKCQRAKEMVMELMAEKDMETMGGFGQFSGGGSRGGGGGGGMEIPVPRPAVGLVIGKGGDMIKKIQQDTGARVQFKPDDGDSEDRICSITGPQEKVQQAVSMIHDLLNNANYGNSPGGGPMGRGGGAFGMGRGGRGRGRGGFGPGGPGGRGRGSGDPNFQDFTTYVVPADKCGLVIGKGGETIREINRISGGHVELDRNPPPSPGEKVFNIRGNPDQIQHAIQMICEKAGLPVEGPGPGGPGGPMGPPGGPGPQGPGPQGPPGPGPNGPGFEQFGGYGQPGQGPAPGYGGQGWNAYGNQYQAPQQNEGENTPKSPDNSSAWQAYYAQYYAQYGQYGQYAQQQQQQTPGQPQPQQQPQQQQPQQPAVAQSQQSASFTPQPAESINPQTGQPDYSAAWAEYYRQQGMHYQANMIMQQAQQAGTQQPAPQ from the exons ATGGATCAGACGGGTGGTTCAGGATCATATGATCCACAGTCTGCTTTCGCTGATGCAGTAGCTAGAGCAAGACAG attgCAGCAAAAATTAATCAGCCTGGGTCAGGTGATGCTGGTGCACCCGTTGGTGTGAAAAGACCATTTGAAGATCAAGCAGGCTTTG GAGAACCTGAAGCAAAGAAGTCTGCTCCTTCAGTAAATGATC cGATTGGGGCACAGCTCAGATCAATGTCCGATCAACAAAG ATCCAGTCAGGCACAACAAGCTGCTTTGGAAGCTGCTGCCAAAATAAACCAGCAGCTAGGAGTACCTACCTCACCAGGTCAGATGTCGAATGCTCCAAAACCAAATATGCAAGGTCCTGGAGGCATCACAACGGAAGAATTTCAAATTCCCGACAAAATGGTTGGCCTAG TTATTGGCAAAGGTGGGGAGCAGATCACTCGATTGCAAATGAAGACTGGTTGCAAAGTGCAGATTGCACCAG ATAGTTGTGGTCTCCCAAATCGTGCATGTACACTTACTGGCTCTCCTTCATCTATAGA GGCTTGTATCCAACATATGAAGCAAATTATTGATCGTGGTAACAGCACCCAGATGCCAGTTGACCCAACTTCACTAACTGATGGGCAGTCCGTTGTTGAAATAATGGTTCCAGGTCCCAAAGTCGGCCTTGTTATTGGGAAAGGTGGGGAAACCATCAGGCAACTGCAG GAACGCGCAGATGTGAAAATGGTGATGATTCAAGACAGCAATTCACCAACGGCTCATGATAAGCCTCTCCGAATTACAGGTGACCACATGAAATGCCAG AGAGCTAAAGAAATGGTTATGGAGCTGATGGCTGAAAAAGATATGGAG acAATGGGTGGCTTTGGTCAGTTTAGCGGTGGTGGATCTCGAGGcggaggtggtggtggaggaATGGAG ATTCCGGTGCCACGTCCAGCAGTTGGTCTTGTTATTGGTAAAGGAGGggacatgataaaaaaaattcagcaaGATACAGGAGCTCGAGTCCAGTTTAAACCAG ATGATGGTGATAGCGAAGACCGGATCTGTTCTATCACTGGACCACAGGAGAAAGTTCAGCAGGCAGTCAGCATGATCCATGATTTGCTTAATAATGCTAAC TATGGTAATTCTCCGGGTGGAGGCCCTATGGGTCGTGGAGGTGGAGCGTTCGGCATGGGACGTGGGGGGAGAGGGCGTGGGCGAGGTGGTTTTGGTCCTGGAGGCCCAGGAGGTCGAGGTAGAGGGTCTGGAGATCCAAACTTTCAAGATTTCACAACATACGTTGTTCCTGCAGATAAATGTGGGCTTGTCATTGGAAAGG GAGGTGAAACGATAAGAGAAATCAACCGAATATCAGGTGGTCATGTAGAGTTGGACAGGAATCCACCACCAAGTCCAGGGGAAAAGGTGTTCAACATTCGAGGCAATCCTGATCAGATTCAGCATGCGATTCAGATGATCTGTGAGAAGGCAGGCCTACCTGTTGAA ggTCCTGGTCCTGGAGGTCCCGGCGGTCCAATGGGACCACCTGGAGGTCCCGGTCCTCAGGGTCCTGGTCCCCAAGGTCCCCCTGGTCCTGGACCAAATGGTCCTGGCTTTGAACAGTTCGGTGGATACGGACAGCCTGG GCAAGGACCAGCTCCTGGTTATGGTGGTCAGGGTTGGAATGCATATGGAAACCAGTATCAAGCACCTCAGCAGAATGAAGGTGAGAACACGC CAAAGTCCCCTGACAATTCAAGTGCATGGCAAGCCTACTACGCCCAGTACTATGCACAGTATGGTCAGTATGGACAGTATgcacagcagcaacagcagcagacTCCCGGACAGCCACAGCCACAGCAGCAACCccagcaacaacagccacagcAACCGGCGGTTGCTCAGTCTCAGCAGTCTGCTTCATTCACCCCGCAACCAGCAGAGT
- the LOC121383443 gene encoding far upstream element-binding protein 1-like isoform X2, which yields MDQTGGSGSYDPQSAFADAVARARQIAAKINQPGSGDAGAPVGVKRPFEDQAGFGEPEAKKSAPSVNDPIGAQLRSMSDQQRSSQAQQAALEAAAKINQQLGVPTSPGQMSNAPKPNMQGPGGITTEEFQIPDKMVGLVIGKGGEQITRLQMKTGCKVQIAPDSCGLPNRACTLTGSPSSIEACIQHMKQIIDRGNSTQMPVDPTSLTDGQSVVEIMVPGPKVGLVIGKGGETIRQLQERADVKMVMIQDSNSPTAHDKPLRITGDHMKCQRAKEMVMELMAEKDMETMGGFGQFSGGGSRGGGGGGGMEIPVPRPAVGLVIGKGGDMIKKIQQDTGARVQFKPDDGDSEDRICSITGPQEKVQQAVSMIHDLLNNANQYGDTGPDPLHANNYGNSPGGGPMGRGGGAFGMGRGGRGRGRGGFGPGGPGGRGRGSGDPNFQDFTTYVVPADKCGLVIGKGGETIREINRISGGHVELDRNPPPSPGEKVFNIRGNPDQIQHAIQMICEKAGLPVEGPGPGGPGGPMGPPGGPGPQGPGPQGPPGPGPNGPGFEQFGGYGQPGQGPAPGYGGQGWNAYGNQYQAPQQNEAKSPDNSSAWQAYYAQYYAQYGQYGQYAQQQQQQTPGQPQPQQQPQQQQPQQPAVAQSQQSASFTPQPAESINPQTGQPDYSAAWAEYYRQQGMHYQANMIMQQAQQAGTQQPAPQ from the exons ATGGATCAGACGGGTGGTTCAGGATCATATGATCCACAGTCTGCTTTCGCTGATGCAGTAGCTAGAGCAAGACAG attgCAGCAAAAATTAATCAGCCTGGGTCAGGTGATGCTGGTGCACCCGTTGGTGTGAAAAGACCATTTGAAGATCAAGCAGGCTTTG GAGAACCTGAAGCAAAGAAGTCTGCTCCTTCAGTAAATGATC cGATTGGGGCACAGCTCAGATCAATGTCCGATCAACAAAG ATCCAGTCAGGCACAACAAGCTGCTTTGGAAGCTGCTGCCAAAATAAACCAGCAGCTAGGAGTACCTACCTCACCAGGTCAGATGTCGAATGCTCCAAAACCAAATATGCAAGGTCCTGGAGGCATCACAACGGAAGAATTTCAAATTCCCGACAAAATGGTTGGCCTAG TTATTGGCAAAGGTGGGGAGCAGATCACTCGATTGCAAATGAAGACTGGTTGCAAAGTGCAGATTGCACCAG ATAGTTGTGGTCTCCCAAATCGTGCATGTACACTTACTGGCTCTCCTTCATCTATAGA GGCTTGTATCCAACATATGAAGCAAATTATTGATCGTGGTAACAGCACCCAGATGCCAGTTGACCCAACTTCACTAACTGATGGGCAGTCCGTTGTTGAAATAATGGTTCCAGGTCCCAAAGTCGGCCTTGTTATTGGGAAAGGTGGGGAAACCATCAGGCAACTGCAG GAACGCGCAGATGTGAAAATGGTGATGATTCAAGACAGCAATTCACCAACGGCTCATGATAAGCCTCTCCGAATTACAGGTGACCACATGAAATGCCAG AGAGCTAAAGAAATGGTTATGGAGCTGATGGCTGAAAAAGATATGGAG acAATGGGTGGCTTTGGTCAGTTTAGCGGTGGTGGATCTCGAGGcggaggtggtggtggaggaATGGAG ATTCCGGTGCCACGTCCAGCAGTTGGTCTTGTTATTGGTAAAGGAGGggacatgataaaaaaaattcagcaaGATACAGGAGCTCGAGTCCAGTTTAAACCAG ATGATGGTGATAGCGAAGACCGGATCTGTTCTATCACTGGACCACAGGAGAAAGTTCAGCAGGCAGTCAGCATGATCCATGATTTGCTTAATAATGCTAAC CAATATGGTGACACTGGTCCTGATCCACTACATGCTAATAAC TATGGTAATTCTCCGGGTGGAGGCCCTATGGGTCGTGGAGGTGGAGCGTTCGGCATGGGACGTGGGGGGAGAGGGCGTGGGCGAGGTGGTTTTGGTCCTGGAGGCCCAGGAGGTCGAGGTAGAGGGTCTGGAGATCCAAACTTTCAAGATTTCACAACATACGTTGTTCCTGCAGATAAATGTGGGCTTGTCATTGGAAAGG GAGGTGAAACGATAAGAGAAATCAACCGAATATCAGGTGGTCATGTAGAGTTGGACAGGAATCCACCACCAAGTCCAGGGGAAAAGGTGTTCAACATTCGAGGCAATCCTGATCAGATTCAGCATGCGATTCAGATGATCTGTGAGAAGGCAGGCCTACCTGTTGAA ggTCCTGGTCCTGGAGGTCCCGGCGGTCCAATGGGACCACCTGGAGGTCCCGGTCCTCAGGGTCCTGGTCCCCAAGGTCCCCCTGGTCCTGGACCAAATGGTCCTGGCTTTGAACAGTTCGGTGGATACGGACAGCCTGG GCAAGGACCAGCTCCTGGTTATGGTGGTCAGGGTTGGAATGCATATGGAAACCAGTATCAAGCACCTCAGCAGAATGAAG CAAAGTCCCCTGACAATTCAAGTGCATGGCAAGCCTACTACGCCCAGTACTATGCACAGTATGGTCAGTATGGACAGTATgcacagcagcaacagcagcagacTCCCGGACAGCCACAGCCACAGCAGCAACCccagcaacaacagccacagcAACCGGCGGTTGCTCAGTCTCAGCAGTCTGCTTCATTCACCCCGCAACCAGCAGAGT